From the Anopheles merus strain MAF chromosome 2L, AmerM5.1, whole genome shotgun sequence genome, the window TGTGCATAGGAGGCCGTTCACATTAAAGTTGAGCCATGGAATTGACATTGGGGCACATGGATCGCTCCCGTCATGGTACGTGGTTAATCAGTCGATGATCGATCGGCCCACGGAACCTCTTTGCATCCGTTCAAACCGGCATATCCCCGGAAGCAGATAAACTAGAGTGTCGGAAGTGGCTATGCATGAAACTATGCAGCTAATAAGAAAATTACGCCACGAACAAATCAAAACGATCAAAAATTGTCACACGCCATCTGCTGAGTACAGTTTTCGTTCTCtaaaatttttattacatCTTTTATTCAAAATGTGTACATTCAACTTGCATTATTTCCTGCTTTGGTGTGATTCATGCTTTCGTTGTTAATTTCAACTTAAACAGAAGTTGCTATATTCCATTCAGGTTAAGAACAAAAACTTCTCCAGCTGCGCACAGGCAGTGTTTGCGCAAAGGGAATGGATCCGTTAgcatggccgttgaaagatgaTAATGGATTAAGCAATGCCACTTTTTCACTTAAATCGACCAAACACTTCGTGAAGTATCGTGCAGCGTGTTGCGTGCATGCAGTGTACGATCCAGTATGGTAAGCTGATCCAAGATCCGTCCAAGCTAAACTCACCAGAATGGCTGGAAATGACTTTACCAGTGAGGTGTAAAGGCGTATTATAGGGAGTATGGGGAAGGGAAAGCGAAAGGTACAAGCTTCTCCTATAACAAATGTAACGAATCGATTTGTCTAACGCATGTCTACACATTAACTTTCTCTGTATTTTGttcagcaaaaaagcaaaaataaaagaaacattgCGGAAGGGCCAATTGAATCTGAGCTCGAGATTGAATcacgtaaaaataaaaaaatgtttgtatATAAAATATATCCGTTTGTATTCTATGTTCATGTAATACAGTAGATTTCATATGGTTTCACTATATAAATCAATATAACAGCTTACGCAGTTAAAATCGACCAGCTCTAATAGCAATTCTGTGACTAACAAAACCCATTAAGGTGGAAGTTACTGTTTTTAATCTCTTCATCATATGCGTGAACAGTTGAATCACACGTTGCTGCTAGCTTTGACTTGTCATATCAGCTCTTTCGCTTGATTTGATTAAATTCAAGGAGACAAGCAGAGATAGTCTAAATTTTGGAGATTCTTCTGGTGCCTTTGTCCAAGGCTCGAGTCCAAGACGGACTCGAAACAAAATAAGCATGCTCAAAATAAGGCAATCATTTAACATTTATCCAGCACCAATTAAGGCACATACTTGAAACAATGTTGAATGATCATATAAAGACTGATGTGATGCGTATGAAGTTTGTAGTCAAGGAAAGAGGTAAATCCAAGTCAAGATGTTATCTGTGAATGGAACAACAATTGAATCCAGTGCCTTAGTTAACCTGTGACCTCTTTAATTTAGACCATGCAAACACGATAACGGTTATCGTTATTCCGACCACGAAGCGATTTTGACATGATGAAAAGTGTTCACGATGTCATTTTCCAAAAGTTGTTAATCAATCTTAAAGGAttcaatattatttattacaatAATAGTTAGCAACGTTTCCGCGTTCAACGACTTCTTGCACATTGAGAGATCCTAATCGATATACCACTTTTTATCTTCATTTCAGGTCATCTGCTGGTGTCGAGACATTAACCCCGCCAATTTACTACATCCGCAGAGTGTGACTGTGTGCAGTATTGCAAACTCACCGTGATCTTTGGCCGGCaatcatcaacattccgttaACAGATCTCTTTCAACATGGGGTGCGACTGTGAATCATGCATAGCAAAAACGCTACTATCCGTATTCAATTTTCTATTCTTTGTAAGTACATGTAGCGCGATCGTTTAAATATGCACTGGAAACGACCACTAGGAACGATGAACGCATCATTTCGAGCTGATAAAGCTTACCAATATACTAATGATTTTTATCGAACGATATTTTAGGTCCTAGGAACGATTGTGCTCGGTGTGGGCGTATGGCTAGCCACAGATAAAACATCGTTTATAGCGTTACTGAAAATGGTCGAAAACGATCAGCTCGAGGTAAGTAAATCGTAGCACCTTTCACTACTCGCACTGCCAATTGCAATGCCTGAACGGAATACAAAATTTGTCAGACACGACACGCCTGGCGTTCTATGGCGCTGCGTCATCGGTCACACACAGTTGTATTAATTCGTTAATTTAAATTCAGCGTTTGCTCGATGCACGCACCGTTTCGAAACATTACTGGTGtatctttacttttttttcattctatgCATGCCCTTGCGGACACTATATAAGACTTCAAAGAAGACTATATTTTTTCGCTCAGTGATTAATTGCCCTTCGATGCTAAAACGCATTGCATCGCCGAGTGTAGCTGAGAGGTGCAATATAACTTCTAACGTTTGTCGAATCGAATTTGCATCCGGTGTGCGTTGGCGTTTTGAGCTAAAGTCATAGAAACGTAGGCAAAACTAAGTAGGAATGGGCTGATAGTGGGAGCGGTAGTGACACTAAATTACAATCATAAATTATTCTTGTTTATTAGTCGGTTCTAACAGCATCGACtgcattaaattttaaaagtgAAATACTAAAGTAATTTAAAGTAAATAAGCTTACAATCgtaatttttacattttaactaTATGCAAAGTTACTTACTATAGTTGTTACTACGGCATAACAGTAGTTAATACGAAGCAAGCGAGGTCATTGACATCGCCACATGCCACATTCGAATAGTAGGTGGACTTGCACTATTTGCCGTCAAGACATTCGGACACATAATTGCATGGTGAATTATAAATTCATTCGTAGCAATCGCATGCAGAAACTTTATGATGGCCAGGGTTTCTTTACGTCTAGACATGGCAACTtatcatcaattttaaatcataCGTTGACGGCGCCTATCGCCTGATTGAGAGACGAAGAATTCATTACAGCACCTCAATGCAACAAAGTAAAAAAGGGAGTTTCTATAAGCAAGATAAATCTTTTCTTTTGTAATGAGAATTTCATTTTAGTTTGGATGATGAAATTTACtaaaatacattaaatatATCACAGTACAAAGTTTATTATATTCCGTCGACAATCGTTGATCATAATACTGTCACATCATCTATACTCTGctcatagaagaaaaaattgaTGCCCGTTAACATTCACGCATGCAAACGCATCTACCCATCATCTACAGAGGGGTCTAATTTGTACAAACATCAGTCACACTCGGAGCTGTTGCAACACGGCTTACATGTGTACGATTAAGTGACACATTGTTTGTTAATTAAATAAACGAGACATGCGTCTTGCATATGCCCACACCGTTGCCTCGGGATCACATTGAAGATCGTACGTGGGATGAGAAATCTGTGACTAACGTGCTACAGAGGTGTTTATGGTTAGTAATACAAGTTATCTTATCACTTTCTTCCTTTTCGTTAACAGCATTTTACGCAACCGGCAGTTATAGAGCAGCTAGCTTATCTGCTGATTGTAATCGGATCGGTAATGTTCTTCCTCAGCTTCCTCGGATATTGTGGAGCGATACGCGAAAGCCAGTGCCTTCTAACAACGGTATGTAAACAGAAGAATGCGGATTGTAGATAAGGAGATTTTAAACGACTACCAAAATGGTCACCCCGTCCAATAGGTTCATCCCTTTAAACGGTTTATGGTCCATCCTATAAGGCCATTCTTCTCCTGTAATATAGTGTGTACTTATCGTGTTCGAAAAGACACATATCGTGTTTTTACAACCAGCTATTTCATCCACTGTTCTGCATTTAACCTTTGGGCGGGACACGTTATTAGTTTGGTAAATGTTCCGTTTATGTCGCGTTTTGTTACTCTGAGTACACTATTTTACATTTCAAGTATCACTTTTGTCATGCtcaagcaaaaataaatcagcTTTTAATGATAATTTTCCGGTaagaaacaattttaaaaactCATCAGATCTTATGCGAAATAGGACCATTAAACAGTTTTTCTTCTAGTTAAACGTTAACGTTTTTAATGCTATTAATACCTAGCAAGTGATTCCTCGTAACCGTATTAATGAGTAAGGTTAATGAAAGGTTCAGTTTAATATACTTCAAGCATGGCCCATCATTTTTAGCATCATGCTCGACAATTGGGCATTGAATAGTTAGTTGATCTGATCGTTATGTGTTTTGGGCTCTACGACCCACTTATGTTAGGTAATAGACGCTCTCGTGCAATGAGTGTCTATTGGCATTCGTTTCATAGTCCGGTAGCGTCCAATGTGTTACGGTTTTGTAATGTTGAAAACGAAAGTAGTGGATGGCAGTAGTTAAAGTTTCTTTGCCGAcgattctctttttttgtatttgttgtatATGCATCGTTGCGCACACATGGCTTTACGTCATGTGCAAATGATGGCCTCATAGATAGAAGATACGGCTGGTATAGCAGCATCCACTAACGATGATGAGtcaattttacatttattaagCCTTTCTTAAGGAGTGAGTGAAGTATaacatgtgtgtatgtgtggcctTTCTTAAGGAGTGAGTGAAGTAtataatgtgtgtatgtgtgtgtgtgtttttttaatctatACGTTTCAccagttttgttttcactcgcacaccacacacacataatttaatttgaatgttATAATATACTCAATAATTTAAACGTAATCAGTTATGCAAAGGGTAAAACGTTCATTACATAATTTAATATACTTTCCCCTAATAGTAACAGGAGCAgagtaataataatagtttGCTTCCTTTCCGTGCTTTTTATGACTGATTGGTCTACCCCATAGCTGAAGAGCACATGAGATTTGatcccatgacgggcatgttgttaaatcaCACACTTTACGGCTGTGCCACGGAATCAACATGTGCAGATAAATAATAGTCATAGTGTTTTCTAAACAAATTGTTTTTCTACTATCCATCCCACAGTACGGCCTATTTTTGCTGGTAATTCTAGTAGCAGAGGTGACGGCCTTTGGACTAGCAGCAGCGTACAAGGATCGTGCGCGAACAGAAACCAAAAACTACCTCCAGACCACGATCTCAAATTACTACACCAGCAACGATCGTAACCAAACCGATGCAGTGACGTTAATGTGGAACTATATGATGTCGGAACTGCATTGCTGCGGCGTTGACGATTACCGAGACTTTGCACGGTCTGAGAAGTGGAACGAAAGCAAACGGGATAAGATTATACCGACGGCTTGCTGTGTACAAACGTCCCTATTCCAGCCGCAAGACAAAAACTGTCCCTTCTCGCCAACCGATTCGAATAGCTACTTtaaaaaggtgtgtgtgtgtgtttatgtgtgtgtgtgcgtgtgtgtgtgtgtgtttttaccgTTTTACAACAATGGCTAATGTATTGTTTCTTCACCTCTTTCAGGGATGCTATAATGCGCTAATAGACTGGATCATGTACAACCGCAACCTGGTCATCATTGTTGCCATAGGAGTTGGATTAACGCAGCTGTTGGCGATTTTCCTGTCCTTCTGTTTGTGTAAATCGATTGAAAAGTATCGAGGAATGCGATTGTAGGTTTGCATCGTGAAGCGAAGCACGATGCTGAAgtacaacatcatcatcatcaccatcaccatcatcgtcacATTCTTGCATCACGGACCAGGCAGTGCCTCActgaattattttcataaacaaCGGAAAAGTGCACTTTTGACGACAAAGAAAGTTAACAAGAAGAACGATTTTTTTTGCGATTACTCCTTTGTTTACATACAGAAGGAATCTAGAAGGAATCTCTTGGAAACCTTTAACATTAAGGCGAGTCTCCGAACAGCATAGTTTCATTGAACGTGTTTGTTCATGTTCAAGGTGGGTTGTCAATTAATTTGCAACCATTACAGTAATTACAGCCCGTGTGGATCGGtacgaacagaaaattaatAAACGATTTATCGATTTGTTTCGCCCAAGCCATTATTAGATGCAGATGCACATCTTTACGGCGAATTTCGACTAGAGCTATAATTTAATTCATATTTACTTTTTCTCTATTTCCATTCTTCCTCGTATCTAATGCAATAATTTGTTTCTCAAATTCCTTCCTTTGTTAAGTTACGTGTTTTTAAGAaatgaaaagtaaaatataACGATTTATCATAAGAAAAACATAGTAGTTTtgagtatttatttattttagtattttgggtttttttataATGCGATGCAGAAAAACGTGATCATTGTAattgaaagttttattttcattgtcAGAATATGAAAATGTCAACTATTccatatattatttattttcgttGTGAGAATATGAAAATGTCAACAACTAACCAAAACTATTTTCATattccatttttgtttctattattATAAAAACCCGTCTGTTATATCAGAAACCGCATCTCCAGATATTCATAAATGCTTTAATTCTTCCGACAAATCTTTGAACGAACTGTCACAACTAGGCTGATATTATCATCAATAACTAATAATTCAAATGTGTTGTTCTCTTTTACTCTTTTACTAATCTTTTCTCTATTAAATCTTTGGAAATTAAAGATATCATACAATGATTACTAAACTAATGCTTGAGCAAGTTATATTAAACAAGTAATATTATTGACAGTAATAGACTAATATTTGTTCAAGTCTGGACCCCTAAACCCCTTCTTCCAAACGATGGTTTTGTACTGCTTATGTTAACTCATAGCAGGACAGGCAGCATTTCATGAGCCGGTACGCCTTTCTATTATTTGGCTCTGTGCGTTCTACGGTTACCATAAACTATTTGTAAATAGTTGAAAATAAGTTAATAACCGCAATGAGGGTGACCTGGTGGTCTATTCGATGGGCGTGACAGATGTAACAAGGCCAGAAGATATCGATTTCGATCCGAATTGTCCCGTCATGACAAGAACTGATCTTCCGGCTTCATAGTACTTACGGAAATTTGTATAATAAAACGTTCTTTTTCGTCCGCCCTAAACAAATTATTCAGTCTGTAAAGAGCTGACTATCCATGATTTATGACTTAGCCGATAACAATACTGTGTTTGAACGGTCATATATTTTTAGCTATGAATTGTACAGGTATACCTTGAAACCAGTTAAAAGCTACACTACATACAAATTAGAAGATTAGTTACAAATTTAGTTAGGAACCTTGTATCTTTTTGAATTTGCATTCTACAGTTTTATAATCGAAACCTTCACAATTAAAGGAAAGAAACTTATCGGCAGACAATTCATGatcacaaacaacaaataaccATTAATCCGATGAGCCATATTTGCACAATCAAAATATTGATTACCAAACAATATAATTTATTGCTCGATATCATGTACTATCAGGATCATCTAACGACAACTGTTCAAGTGTGTCAGATAATAGACCAGCCTTTACCAATATTTTGTCAAATATTGAGCGGCTCACTCTTCTTAATCTAATCTTATTTATCACCACACTCTATCTGaaataatgcaaacaaaactacaTGATACAGCATTCTATTCTCCAATGAATGAACATGTAACGAATTGGCTCCATAATGAGCTTTTAACTCTAAGCCTTTGCCTGCTGACCAAGATAAGATACTGCAAAAACCCTTTCGTCATTAAGGCATCCAACATTTCATATAAATAGCTGATACCGTTGACAAACCTCGAACCGATCGGTCGATTGTATACTGGGTTCTTAGTGATGAAGAAATTTCGTGCATTCACCTGTAGTGCACTACTGTTATCGGCCCTTCTGGCCGTAACACCAAGTGTTGTTCAAGCACGTGGCATAGTGTCCGGACGAGCGTTTGACTCCTACCGACTGCCGAATACCACGGTCCCAACGCACTACACTCTCCGCCTAGATACTGATATACACCGGGAAATCTTCGACTACACTGGAAATGTTCAAATTCGAATAAACGTACTGGAAGCGACCGACCAAATCGTGCTACATAGTTCGCGTAGTGAAATTACGCATGTCCAGCTCAGGAATGGCGTAGGATTAAACGTTACCGTGAAAAATTTTGAGTTGGACGACGACAAAGAGTTTCTTGTGGTTAATGTTGGAACGACGTTGCAGCCTAATACTGGCACCTACACACTTGAGATAGATTTCACCAACAGTATCGCTCGAAACGATCAGGCTGGTTTCTACCGATCGTCTTACGATGACGAAAACGGTGTTAGACGGTAAGATTGTGGAATGCCAAtgaaaaacaatataaatatAAGATTAATGTATTCCCATTGCACTTCCCCCTGTAGTTATCTGGGACTTACGCAGTTCGAATCGGTCGATGCAAGAACATCTTTTCCGTGCTACGATGAGCCCGGAATAAAGACAACTTATGATATTCTTATCGTTTGTGGCATCGACTATCACGCCCGCTCAAACGCACCACTGCGCGGGATCCAATTGCTAGAGGGCGGCAAAAAGCTTTCCACATTTGCCACGACACCTCGTATGCAAACGTATCTTGTTGCCTGGTTGGTGTCCGATTTTAAATACGAGCGCGAGGTGCTAACTGACCCACAACTGGCCATCGCTTCATGGTCTAAGCCCAGTTCGGTACATCTGCTATCCTATTCCGTCGATGCTTCGAAGCGGTTTATGCGTGCCATGGAAGAGTACTTCGATCAGCTTTACAGCATGTCCAAGATTGATAATGTGGCCATCAAAGATGAGGACTACGCTGCCGGAGCAATGGAAAATTGGGGTCTCGTGACCTACAAAGAGTCTGCTATCTCGTACGGTCCAGAAGATGGTGAGCAACGACAGGTTGGCGTCGTAACGATCGTTGGCCATGAGTTCACACATCAGTTCTTCGGCAACCTGCTGGCACCGAAATGGTGGAGCTACCTGTGGCTAAACGAAGGCTTTGCCAGGCTCTATCAGTACTACCTTGGAGCGATCGTACGTACTATCTACCGACTGCGCTCAATTTTCGTTAACACTGCTTTCTATTTTCTTATCCAGAGTCACCCAGAACTGCAACTTCGAGAGCGCTTCGTAACCGGACCATTCCAGACCGCACTGAGGGCGGATAATTCCCTTACTGTTCGCCCCATGACGTATTACACGGAAACGCGCCCCAGTATCAGCCGTCTGTTTGATAGCATTGCATACGACAAGTCTGCGTGTGTGCTCCGTATGATGAACTACGCACTGGGTGAGCGCACTTTCCAAAAGGGGCTACGGTACTACCTTCAACAAAAGTAGGTTATAACGATTTTTCTGGAAAAAACCACGCGATAACAGTTGCATGCATTTCAGACACTTATTCCGCGATATTACCCATTTGTAATTGCAGCAAAGAGCGTGGTGTTGTCGAGGAATCCAACCTATTCGACAGTCTCGAACAGGCTGCGAAAGAAGACGCTGTCCTACCTATTTCTCTTTCCATACACGAAATTTTTGGCTCCTGGTCACACCAGCCAGGCGTTCCACTGGTAAAAGTTCGCCGTGATGGCAACGAATATTTATTTACACAGGAACGTTACATCGCGAACAATCCTCCGGAGGAACCATTCGAAAACTCGTGGTGGATACCCATTTCCTTCTCCACTCCGTCCAACAATGCCTATGAAAAATTACCTGCATTCTGGATGCCTCCGAATGTCTCTGAGGTAGCGTACACAATCGAAACTGTCCAGGATGAGGTGGTGTCGTTCAACCCTCACTCCACCGGTTACTATCGAGTAGAGTACGAAGAAAATATGCTCCGAGAGTTGATCGAGCGAATTAACAAAGATCATACTGGCTTCGAGCCTGCGACACGTGCTCGCCTCATCGATGATACTCTGAACATTGCACAATCGCGTGGTGGCAATTATGATGTGGTACTTCAACTGCTGAACTATCTGCAACGCGAAACTGACTACGTGCCCTGGGCTGTGGCGTACGAAAATTTGCGCCACATGCAGGGTATGTTGCGAAAGAACGAAGCCGTGTCTCAGTTACTTGAAAGATTTATAGAAAAGATAGCCTCTCCGCTGCTGGAAAGGTACGGTGTAGACCACCGTACAGGGGAGTCTGCAGCAGTCGAGGAACTACGAACCATCGCCATCGATCTGGCCTGTAGTGGTAGTCAATCGTGCAAAGATGACGCACAAAGTGCAGTTCGTTCTCTGGCAAGCAAGAAGCACTACACGATGGAGGATAATGCATTGTTGTGCCATGGACTGCAGCATTCAAACGCCGAACAACGCAAAGCATTACAAGCACAGTTTTCCCAAGCGCTGAACGATAAAAATCTTGATAATCCTTCAGCTAAACAATTGCTGCTTCAATCACTTAGCTGCTTGGGTGAGGATATGACAAAGGTGCAATCGTTTGCCAAATATTTACTCGCTCTTAGCGAATCTGATCGTACCAAAGCACTTCATCGCTTACTTGTAGAGTTGAACGTGCCGCTTGCAGAAATTGTACAATCGCTACAGTCGGAACTATCGCAACGTCGCAGGTATGTATCACATCACGAGTGATTAAAAAGAGATcaagaataattaaaaataataccgaatattttttcttttcattcttaCGCGCAGCAATTCTGTTTACTACAAACACGGACCCAAATTGATCTTTGAGATAGCTCGTTACGTCACAGACCCTTCGGATGTACAGCTACTGAGCTCTGTCGCTTCTTCTTTTGACTCTTGGCTAGCTTCCGGAATCAAACAGCAAGTGAACGATAATCTTAATTGGGTAGAACAGAACGTCGAACCATTGATAAACGCCCTCAAACGATATTTCGATGCCTAATATGTGGATTAATATATATTAaggtttgaaaaatgaataaaacgaCAGTTTGATAATTAGTCACGTATGTGTTCCAAGACCATTATCAGTAAATTTATCTTTCAAGTACTATGTACACATCTCGACCGAGTGATCTAttgcagtggtctccaacatGTGTGGTCCGTGGAGTGAACCGATATACTCCGCGAtagatttgatttttttttaaagaaaaacttAACAACACAtattgtttcagttttttcCCACAAACAAGATCAGATTTTCAACAGGCATTTCTAgaataatattcaaaatacTTTTGGACGTGGCCAATGTATTTTCTAACACAAGTGGTCCGTGGTCATGCTAACATGGTTGGAGAGCACTGATCTATTGGATGGAAGCACATAGCGTTGTAGAAACTGACTGTCCAGTTGCATGGTACTGATAAGTTTCGGAAGCCTATATTGCGTAGCCATGATTGCGTTGGTCGTTACGCCAAGTAGAAGAAATGTGTATCTCATGGTATCAGACAAACAATCCCTAGGACGCATTACTATCTCACTTTAGACAATCATCTTATCCTGCATAATTGCCAGCTACT encodes:
- the LOC121592111 gene encoding tetraspanin-9, producing MGCDCESCIAKTLLSVFNFLFFVLGTIVLGVGVWLATDKTSFIALLKMVENDQLEHFTQPAVIEQLAYLLIVIGSVMFFLSFLGYCGAIRESQCLLTTYGLFLLVILVAEVTAFGLAAAYKDRARTETKNYLQTTISNYYTSNDRNQTDAVTLMWNYMMSELHCCGVDDYRDFARSEKWNESKRDKIIPTACCVQTSLFQPQDKNCPFSPTDSNSYFKKGCYNALIDWIMYNRNLVIIVAIGVGLTQLLAIFLSFCLCKSIEKYRGMRL
- the LOC121592109 gene encoding aminopeptidase N-like, which produces MKKFRAFTCSALLLSALLAVTPSVVQARGIVSGRAFDSYRLPNTTVPTHYTLRLDTDIHREIFDYTGNVQIRINVLEATDQIVLHSSRSEITHVQLRNGVGLNVTVKNFELDDDKEFLVVNVGTTLQPNTGTYTLEIDFTNSIARNDQAGFYRSSYDDENGVRRYLGLTQFESVDARTSFPCYDEPGIKTTYDILIVCGIDYHARSNAPLRGIQLLEGGKKLSTFATTPRMQTYLVAWLVSDFKYEREVLTDPQLAIASWSKPSSVHLLSYSVDASKRFMRAMEEYFDQLYSMSKIDNVAIKDEDYAAGAMENWGLVTYKESAISYGPEDGEQRQVGVVTIVGHEFTHQFFGNLLAPKWWSYLWLNEGFARLYQYYLGAISHPELQLRERFVTGPFQTALRADNSLTVRPMTYYTETRPSISRLFDSIAYDKSACVLRMMNYALGERTFQKGLRYYLQQNKERGVVEESNLFDSLEQAAKEDAVLPISLSIHEIFGSWSHQPGVPLVKVRRDGNEYLFTQERYIANNPPEEPFENSWWIPISFSTPSNNAYEKLPAFWMPPNVSEVAYTIETVQDEVVSFNPHSTGYYRVEYEENMLRELIERINKDHTGFEPATRARLIDDTLNIAQSRGGNYDVVLQLLNYLQRETDYVPWAVAYENLRHMQGMLRKNEAVSQLLERFIEKIASPLLERYGVDHRTGESAAVEELRTIAIDLACSGSQSCKDDAQSAVRSLASKKHYTMEDNALLCHGLQHSNAEQRKALQAQFSQALNDKNLDNPSAKQLLLQSLSCLGEDMTKVQSFAKYLLALSESDRTKALHRLLVELNVPLAEIVQSLQSELSQRRSNSVYYKHGPKLIFEIARYVTDPSDVQLLSSVASSFDSWLASGIKQQVNDNLNWVEQNVEPLINALKRYFDA